One Sporomusaceae bacterium DNA window includes the following coding sequences:
- a CDS encoding ABC transporter ATP-binding protein codes for MCSELTSGRDTNVLEVSNLNVKYGQIHALRDVSLSVQPGRIVAVIGANGAGKSTLMMTLAGLLAPASGQITYEGRPLPAKAYEVLGMGICLVPERRRLYANLTVKENLLMGAFLRNDKDGIEADLGKMYALFPILRERLKQYAGTLSGGEQQMVAIARGLMSRPKLLLLDEPSLGLAPLLVENVFKTVREIKAQGTTILLAEQNAFQALEMADDAFVLETGRVLLTGAGSDLIADPLVRKAYLGIKS; via the coding sequence GATACACGCCCTCCGCGACGTCAGCCTGTCCGTTCAGCCCGGCCGCATCGTGGCCGTCATCGGCGCCAACGGCGCGGGCAAATCGACCCTGATGATGACGCTGGCCGGCCTGCTGGCCCCTGCCTCCGGGCAGATAACCTACGAGGGGAGGCCGCTGCCGGCCAAAGCATACGAAGTGCTTGGCATGGGCATCTGCCTGGTCCCCGAACGGCGTCGCCTGTACGCCAACCTCACGGTGAAGGAGAACCTCCTCATGGGGGCGTTTCTCCGCAACGACAAAGACGGTATCGAGGCCGACCTGGGAAAAATGTACGCCTTGTTCCCTATCCTGCGGGAACGCTTGAAGCAATACGCCGGAACGCTGTCCGGCGGCGAGCAGCAGATGGTCGCCATCGCCCGCGGGCTGATGTCGCGGCCCAAGCTGCTGCTGCTCGACGAACCGTCGCTGGGGCTTGCGCCCCTCCTCGTGGAGAATGTTTTCAAGACGGTCCGCGAAATTAAGGCTCAGGGAACCACCATTCTGCTCGCCGAGCAGAACGCCTTTCAGGCCCTGGAGATGGCCGACGACGCTTTTGTCCTCGAGACGGGGCGCGTGCTGCTTACCGGAGCGGGCAGCGACCTGATCGCCGATCCCCTGGTGCGCAAGGCATACCTGGGCATAAAAAGCTAG